The Arachis ipaensis cultivar K30076 chromosome B05, Araip1.1, whole genome shotgun sequence nucleotide sequence agaaagaagaagaaatcaaGAATCACCATCTTAGAAAGAGAGATccctcattattattattttcccaCCTTTAATTTTTTTCTCCAAAGCACAAGAACCACTTCTTCCGGGATTTGCAaagcttctttctttttctctctcttaaggaaagaggaagaagaatctAAGGATCATAATAAGATTGAAGCATGGGAAGCAGCTATTTTGGAGAACCAAACATGAACAATGATAGTAGAGGAGGATCTTcaagaaaagggaagaagaacAATCAAGAGAAGCAACCAAAGCAACCACAAAGAGGACTTGGTGTTGCTCAATTGGAAAAGATTAGATTACATGGTGAAATTGCTTCTACTTACAATAATCCTAATCACCctcctcttcatcatcatcatccatctAATTACCCCTCTAATTTCACCAATGTAAGACTTCTTCTTGTTACTATTcttatattataatattttgtggCAATAATTTTATGATGAACATGCAGGAAGATCCAAGAGTGCAAACACCATACTACTCATCAgtgccatcatcatcatcattttcttACTCATCTTCATCTACATCATACTCATCACCCTCCTATGGATTCCAACCCAACGTTGTGGTATGTGTATGTTTGTTTATGTCTAATAATTTTGACTTTTATCTAATTGATTGATTCCAATAATTAGATTtgctttttatttaaattacactaTTGCTTAATTAACTTGTACTATATATTTAACTTGTTTTTATTTCTCATTATTACTACACTATTGTCATTTCTGATTTGTCACAACTCACAACATAGTAATTAATAAAGCCCAAAAGCAATAATCAATCAAGGATATATAgtcttattttgttttttctatCCCTTATGATTTTATTGATAATCATCATATGATGATTACATGATAATAATATAtatccaattgaaaaaaaaaataattctagCATATATAACCCTAGCATTTTTTGAACCTTGGTAATTACTTAGCTAGCTAGCTAGCTATCTAATCTATATATGTTTGGttaattattgaatttgaaaGTACAAATTAAAGGGTATGTATAGAGCTAACCCTAGCTAGGTGATGTAGGATGAAAAATCATATaaattgattatatatatatcatGTACATTAATATAATGTTCATCATATATGAAAGTACATAGTATTATTAGAGAAAAATATATATGGCATGAATAATATTGATgagcatatgtatatatatggaggATCCTAAACTTTGGAAAACATTGTTTGGTAGTGCAGATGGGCCTACAAGAATATGAAAGGACAAACATAAGATATGGAGATTCTCAGACAACTAATACAGCAAGGTACTTAAAAAGGATTCCAGTACAATTGGATCATATTCATATCCTTAGCTTTATTATTATTTCTCTCATTCATAAATCAAATACCAACATGTCTCTAAGTATACAagttggatttttattttttattttttatttttttaattttgatgagATCGATGATGATCTTATTATGTATGTCCAATAATTAAATTCAGATGGGAACATGCAAATGCCATCATGGAGCCTCAGCACAACACTACTACTATACCTTTTCTTAACCTATATGTAAGGAATCTTTTCAACATGAATCTCATATTCCATACTTATATAAAAGATGTACATTTGACACTCAAATACTCTactagtttaattttgatatgatGTTAATTATTAGTATAATAAAATGTTACACTTAATTATTGTTGGTTTTGTTTAATCATTATATCATTCTTCACATTTGATAAACCCATCAGTTTTGTAATAATGAGTgatgatttttagaaattaaaacgAAATAAAGTTGCATCCTTTGTTATCATCAACTATATCTTTTAGTctaataataaataacaaaattgTTAGTTTATTTAACAGGGCATTAATCTTGATTCACTAAGATTATTCTTCtgtcttatttcttcttttagatGACCATATACAAGTGTATTAGAtcgataaaaaaataatttcttttacttattttatatTCAATACATGGTTGAATTTCaatataaagtattatttttatagTAACTGTATAAAACAAGTTAATCTATAAtctgtgtttttatttttaatgaattATTAGGACTCAAAAAAGCATAGAGATGGTTCAAGCAGTCAGAACTCTGAATCAAGTGACAATCAAGAACCAGATTTGGAGCTAAGATTATCTCTTTGATCAACTGCCACTTGCGGTTCTAGTAATTGTAATGTGCTATTTTATTCAATCACATAACATTAGAATTGCAAAAGGTACAATATAATATAATGATGAACAGGCCaatttgtttttggtttgaaaGTTTCATCCAGAGATTATTATCATCATATCATATACACCCCTTATTAGCTTGTGTATTGAAACATAGATTCACTCTTTGAATGAAAATGCAAACTTTCTTCTTTATTAGCATAGTTTCTCAAAGCtatatatgaaaagaaaatttATTCTTATATATATTCGTACTTGTTTTTGTTAAGTCCACATTATTAGGTTGTGTGATTATTTGGTTTTTGGATCTATTTTTATATTCCTTGTTTTTTGCTTTTaagattttgtaaaaaaaaaaaaaacaaaaagaattttttaaggtttttttaaattgatatagTATAGTGTGatcttattatatattttttaagtgaAACTAacaaaaattgatttattttatttttattatttttttaattcttaaaatcagaaaattttgaaaataaaattgaaaacagaaaccGATTACACCTAACAGCAAGGGCATTCTTTGAAGTCTTGATTCAAGGATTTATCATTGTTTGAAGTCTTTGAAAGTCCACATTATCATTAATAATAGTAGGTTAAGCTTTCTTGAACTTAGATTTTATTGAGAAAATAATGTGTAAATGTAAATAGTCATTTTCCCTTTGATTAATAACTACACtttaataattcaaattaaaatttaaagtggtTAATGGTttcacccttttttttttcatcctAAAGAAAATCTAAATACAATGCTAATTTTCTTCTATGTACCATAGTAGTTGTTAGTATTCCTAGTATTACTAGGAATAATGCTTATATCTCATTAAATATTGATCTTAATTTAACTTGAATTCAATTTATAGCTAGATTCCTACATTATTAGTTGATCATCATCTTTAAGCACTTTTACTACTTTTGTAactatatttaataaattttctgGCATGCCTTGATATTGATGATGGAAGCAAGCCTTTCACTCATCAACTTATATTATTTTCAGTTGTTCACAAAGAGTTTAGATTGTATGACTCATCAGATTTTAGTTTTTGGAGTTTATATGAGTATTCACATGCATGTACCCTTTAATGATTAGAAGTAGACAACAACTTTTTTTCCCTTTCCCATATAAGACGATACATACCAAGATTTCACTGTTAAGATAATTCAACATACTTTATTaattaggaaaagtatagggtaccaacatattatttgccaatttctgccaactcttatttataattgtgtttcatagAAGTGTGtttgtagatgtgtctaataattaatatattttaaatacatatataaagagacacatccagaaaatatatctataaagacacttctattaaacacagctataaaaaagacatttttattaaacaCATTTACGAACATACTttcatgaaacacaattataaataagagttggcagaagttggcagatatgctgttggtaacgtaacGAAACCGTATTAATTAACTAGCCCAGTCCAActaagtttaattttgataagaGCCAATTCAGTACATAAATATCTTGCGTTAAAATATATTTAGATTCGTAANNNNNNNNNNNNNNNNNNNNNNNNNNNNNNNNNNNNNNNNNNNNNNNNNNNNNNNNNNNNNNNNNNNNNNNNNNNNNNNNNNNNNNNNNNNNNNAAATATGGAATATCTGTAACAAACTTTTTTAGAATGTTAATTActacataaaaattaaattccaaaaatataataaaataagtaaCACGTTTTCAGTACACTTTATTTTCTATGGAATGTGTGCAAAAGAAGCAACCTCAACGAAACTACTTTCCCATTTAtgaaacattatacttttccaTAAAAAAATGTGTTTCATGATTGAAAGGCAGTTAATATATAACTAATAAGATTGAAGCACTgtaaatttttttggaaaaagtataggtaaacaataaaaattctaaataatgtgaaaaatagatatattaaatgttaaatttaataaGTATGtaaataattatgtttattatttttaattgaataGTTATTTCTTTTGATCATTTGATTTATTCATATCCAATTAACAATGGTTGAATGTTTAATTCATTAGATGTGCAGATAATTATTTTAATGTTAAAGTTTAACAGATAATT carries:
- the LOC107642131 gene encoding protein SPEAR3 produces the protein MGSSYFGEPNMNNDSRGGSSRKGKKNNQEKQPKQPQRGLGVAQLEKIRLHGEIASTYNNPNHPPLHHHHPSNYPSNFTNEDPRVQTPYYSSVPSSSSFSYSSSSTSYSSPSYGFQPNVVMGLQEYERTNIRYGDSQTTNTARWEHANAIMEPQHNTTTIPFLNLYDSKKHRDGSSSQNSESSDNQEPDLELRLSL